Proteins encoded by one window of Pseudonocardia sp. HH130629-09:
- a CDS encoding GroES family chaperonin, translated as MAEPKLEIQMLHDRVMIKRVEGSGERRSSAGIVIPATAQVAKRLVWGEVVGVGQHVRTVKAGDRVLLAPEDQYEVEIAGVGHLVMRERDLHAVASEATQHGTGLYL; from the coding sequence GTGGCCGAGCCCAAACTCGAGATCCAGATGCTCCATGACCGAGTCATGATCAAGAGGGTCGAGGGTTCCGGCGAGCGACGGAGCTCGGCCGGAATCGTGATCCCGGCAACCGCACAGGTCGCCAAGCGTCTGGTCTGGGGAGAGGTGGTCGGGGTGGGACAGCACGTGCGCACGGTGAAGGCCGGCGACCGCGTCCTGCTCGCCCCGGAGGACCAGTACGAGGTCGAGATCGCCGGCGTCGGGCACCTGGTCATGCGCGAGCGGGATCTGCACGCGGTGGCCTCCGAGGCCACCCAGCACGGGACCGGTCTCTACCTCTGA
- a CDS encoding ATP-binding protein has translation MDPVRNPFAPGAGQRPPELAGRDREVDAFEIVLERVARGRPERSLVLTGLRGVGKTVLLGELRSMAMHAGWGAGKIEARPDADLRRPLSAALHRAIRDLAVRHRAPERIDEVLGVLKAFALRSSPEGTKLRERWQPGIDVPVKNGRADSGDIEIDLVELFTEVAELAQDVGSGIALLIDEMQDLRPEDVSALCAACHELSQARVPLVVVGAGLPHLPAVLSASKSYSERLFKYSRIDRLDRSDADFALIAPAEREDATFDQEALDDLYVRSGGYPYFVQAYGKAAWDAAPTSPIGAKDVEMAAPEADAELAVGFFGSRFERATPAEREYLRAMAELTDGEDHPVETSLVAKHLDRRASSLSPARDSLLKKGLVFSAQRGQIAFTVPHFGRYLLANT, from the coding sequence ATGGATCCGGTGCGCAACCCGTTCGCCCCCGGCGCGGGTCAGCGCCCGCCCGAGCTGGCCGGTCGGGACCGCGAGGTGGACGCCTTCGAGATCGTCCTGGAACGGGTCGCCCGCGGTCGCCCGGAGCGGAGCCTGGTGCTCACCGGGCTGCGCGGCGTCGGCAAGACGGTCCTGCTCGGCGAGCTGCGCTCGATGGCGATGCACGCCGGCTGGGGCGCCGGGAAGATCGAGGCCCGGCCGGACGCCGACCTGCGACGTCCGCTGTCCGCGGCGCTGCACCGCGCGATCCGCGACCTCGCCGTCCGGCACCGTGCCCCCGAGCGCATCGACGAGGTACTGGGGGTGCTCAAAGCGTTCGCGCTCCGGTCGTCGCCGGAGGGTACGAAGCTGCGGGAGCGCTGGCAGCCCGGCATCGACGTCCCGGTGAAGAACGGGCGCGCGGACTCGGGCGACATCGAGATCGACCTGGTCGAGCTGTTCACCGAGGTCGCCGAGCTCGCCCAGGACGTCGGATCCGGCATCGCCCTGCTGATCGACGAGATGCAGGACCTGCGGCCCGAGGACGTCTCCGCGCTCTGCGCCGCCTGCCACGAGCTGTCCCAGGCCCGGGTGCCCCTCGTCGTCGTCGGGGCGGGGCTGCCGCACCTGCCCGCGGTGCTGTCGGCGTCGAAGTCCTACTCGGAACGGCTGTTCAAGTACTCGCGGATCGACCGGCTGGACCGCTCCGACGCCGACTTCGCGCTGATCGCCCCCGCCGAGCGGGAGGACGCGACCTTCGACCAGGAGGCCCTCGACGACCTCTACGTCCGCTCGGGCGGCTACCCGTACTTCGTGCAGGCCTACGGCAAGGCCGCCTGGGACGCCGCGCCGACCAGCCCGATCGGTGCGAAGGACGTCGAGATGGCCGCCCCCGAGGCCGATGCCGAGCTCGCGGTCGGCTTCTTCGGCTCCCGCTTCGAGCGGGCGACGCCCGCCGAGCGGGAGTACCTGCGGGCGATGGCCGAGCTGACCGACGGGGAGGACCACCCCGTCGAGACGTCGCTGGTCGCCAAGCACCTGGACCGGCGGGCGTCGTCGCTGTCCCCCGCGCGCGACAGCCTGCTCAAGAAGGGCCTCGTGTTCTCGGCCCAGCGCGGGCAGATCGCCTTCACCGTGCCGCACTTCGGGCGGTACCTGCTCGCCAACACCTGA
- a CDS encoding FxsA family protein — MPFVLLYVVLEIVALAGLIAWIGLGWTLLVLLAGSVLGLLLARREGVRAARALATAVQRGKLAHEEATDGLLVAAGGILIFLPGLITDVLGLALVFPPTRALVRRRMVSAAERAAPGLRTARIRYGATVVEGETVTEPRTATVYPRIAGPAAGTGPVVEGEVVDGPDRT, encoded by the coding sequence ATGCCGTTCGTGCTGCTCTACGTCGTGCTCGAGATCGTCGCGCTCGCCGGGCTGATCGCGTGGATCGGGCTGGGCTGGACCCTGCTGGTCCTGCTCGCCGGGTCCGTGCTCGGGCTCCTGCTCGCCCGCCGGGAGGGCGTCCGCGCCGCCCGCGCGCTCGCCACCGCGGTTCAGCGCGGGAAGCTGGCGCACGAGGAGGCGACCGACGGGCTGCTCGTCGCCGCCGGCGGCATCCTCATCTTCCTGCCGGGCCTGATCACCGACGTGCTCGGCCTCGCCCTGGTGTTCCCTCCGACCCGGGCCCTGGTCCGGCGTCGCATGGTGAGCGCCGCCGAGCGGGCCGCACCGGGTCTGCGCACCGCGCGGATCCGCTACGGCGCCACCGTGGTGGAGGGGGAGACCGTCACCGAGCCGCGCACGGCGACCGTGTACCCGCGCATCGCCGGTCCCGCCGCGGGCACCGGCCCGGTCGTCGAGGGCGAGGTCGTGGACGGTCCCGACCGCACCTGA